The sequence ataacacataccacggcctttgatataccagtcgtagtgcactggctagaacgacaAAATacctcaatgggcccaccgacggggatcgattccagaccgaccgcccatcaagcgagcgctgtactactgagCTATGCCCCGCCGTGACTGATGGCGTATGTTTCATAATTTAACATTCATAACTCGGTGGCTGTTCCAGcttggaatgtgttttggtgtcaAACCCTATGTTTGGTTTTGGTCAAAGAACATGAAAATAAGATGATTGGGTATAAATGTTAcccttattaaaaacaaatacaaatacttggttattttctgtttaaaaatgtcaaaaatggccctccttttgtttttgttttaacgagcTATATATCCGGTCCCATTTCTATCCCGTCTGTATTAATTACTATACCAAGGAATTCTATTTTCCTCTGAAACagcttaaatgtttaaacataagCCCATACAGAATCAAAAGACAACAAGCATTTCTTTGATCTCCTGATCCATTAACATGTTTGAGCACCCGCTCCTTGACGGGCCTAGAGATCCCTCTGTCTGTACAATGTTCAACTGTGGAGAACTCACTAATATCAAATTATTATTGGGGCTCAActgaacacacacatacaattacaCCTACAATATTCACTTCTTGTCTATctgttttcttatttaattgTTGGTTCTTTGTTCGATAGTTTTCCTCCAACGTGGGAATGACATGGTTCACTGATCTGGGATACCgttttgttaacattttcattgcatttacaaaatgtaattaataaaattaagacCAACAGTCACTAGCAAAACATTAATTCCAAAcaattgaaacaaaaatgttgatacaaataaatttttaaattcaaaatccAGTTAAGAAATgactaaaaattaaattgttttcttaaaatataatttagaattattttttatcgaTAGATATTGCTTTGCCATTCAAGGAAAAGAAGTCTTTGGGTATGATTCAGTACTCCTGGGAATTCGTTAAACCGGACACCTATATGAAAAACCACCCTGTCCGTATTAACGTTAGTGTGCATTTCAATACTGTACGTGACCTTTTAAAACAATGCACCTTCTCTCTCTGAATACTGTAGTCTGGTTGAATTACCACTTGGGTGTGCAAAATTTGATGTATAGTTGTTCTCTGCAGATTCTGACTCTGTAGGGGATCGACATCGATAATCCACCGGGTGCCACCCGGGCACCCTTCAGGAATTTAGAAacatccaagatggcggccaagATGGTGGCCAAATAAGGAAATGGCCATAGTTTGTTTATAATTGACCGAAAACAACAATTCTTGCATCAACCTAATGGTTTTAGGAGCCAAGGAAAACACTGGTGCCAGCAAAATTCGGATTTGATGAATGGGTTTCGTAAATACAAGATGGTCGCTAATATGGCAGTCGAAATTGAGAAATTGGCAAATGTTGCACACTTCGACCCCAAATTGACACTTGGCAACTGGACTGTAGTTTGCCCTTTTTAAACGTTGCACAATCTTCCTACAAAAATCCTATAGGTTAAAGACTCACTGAATAGTGGCTGCCTCCTTCTCTGATTTCTCCGAGaaccactcaacacattgctGCAATTGAAATCATGAaacatatacaataatattgcatcGATGGAACCTTGTTTCTGCCCTGGGCGCCAGTGGGCTCGCAGAGGACTATGCGAGTGATATATTGCATCAATGGAACCTTGTTTCTGCCCTGGGCGCCAGTGGGCTCACAGAGGACTATGCGAGTGATATATTGCATCATCTGGAAACAggtctctgagaattgaaaatctgcgggacccatttatcggttacgcagaaataaatccatgtaacccatttcctttttgcgtAACCAGTTATATCCAAGGAAATGGTGATCTGAATTTTGcgcaaacaaaaaataggttatgcaaaatttgATTCGCGCGAGCAACGCGCGAACGAAACGATCGTTCTGGGAAATTAGCGCAGTCTTAACCGAAGGAAGTCTATTATGCAGCCAGGTTGCATCAGTAAAAGTTAGTACACTTTTGTGAGAGAAGTCTATTTGAAGTAATACACAGAGactaatacatgagtggccgttagataccatttatctcacaacgagttgttttaaaatgtatctaacaagcgaaagtgagtttaaacgagttgtgagataaattttatctaacggacacgaatgtattattctatgtcttacatatcctcaaacaactggttttaagcaaattttaacatctgtttcgactaaaagttatttacagccgttgtacttgtagctgacttacgcgtcacagacacatgattgtcaggttaactatatgtcacagtgtaatcgatttccatcgtgtgtttatttatttattattattattattattattggacgtgtggcattggtgacctggtcatcacctaggagcagccagtcgtatgtcttgaaattgttaacacacgtacatgtttaaacaactatgtgttatcaaaaataacacatgatgttctcaccaacaggtgtgtaagaaaaacctTTTGTACAAGCTGTTTTAGGATTAGTCTTATGACAGAAATGTATTCGAAATCAGATCTAATGATCACATCATCCTGGGAATCTGTTCAGATCAAATAAAAGCTGATGCTAGTCAGTGTCATTGACCTTTCATCTGACCAGCCACAACACTACAGCCATATACGTGACGTTTCGTAATAAATCTGCGTTGGCtcaaacagttaaaattaaCAGTTAACAGTTAAAATTGCGTTGGCTCAAACAGTATTATATCTACAATAGGAAACTCGTGGGGGATTTCAAATTACATTGCTGATGTCCAACAAaaagaacagagagagagagagagagagagagagagagagagagagagagagagagagagagagagagagagagagagagagagagagagagagagagagagagagagagagggaggccAGGAGCATTTGCATATAACCTGGAACAAATTAGTAGAAAGCTGATTTTTTGCAGTAGAGCTCCAGAAAGTCATACCTGTAACAACATCACAAAGTTCTACAAATTCTACCCtgtgacatttttaaaaattcaagatggctgccattaCCATCAGCGATAAATGGGAAAACTCCAAAAGCATCATAACTGCTCAATCACAGGCTTCAGAACAATGGTTTTTATGTGTAAATCCATGTTTGGAGTGTGCTGAATCCAATGGGTGCAAATATGTTTCAATTCCATCTGAAataatccaagatggctaccaACAAAGCTAATAATCGGCTAAAAGCCAGGTATTTCTTTACTTTAGAgccataataatacataattccCCATATATTAAATTGAAGAGGggttttacaaacaaaatcttGATAAATGGAGATTCAGCATGTGTGTGCATTATAAAATTGCAAGTGAATTTTGAGCTTGCGtatcaattttcttttcttattttataatttcatttGACCAGTGCACTAAATATGTTACCAATTTCACTATCATTTGTTTGTTGGGCAACAATAACTTAACCCTTTTAGCATTGTAGGAGTACCTTCTAATGGATTGGTTAGTATTTTTCCAtttgattttcaataaacaaaatggcCGCAAACCCACATAATGAGAAATATTGAAATATGCATAGCATTAGCTAAATGGCATTTAcactttatttcctaatacTCTAAATGAAGACGATAGACCCCAACTTTCTTattcttatatttatatataattttattaggtacttttgatttgttggtttgtagaaataaaaataataccacataaatcaaaatacatataatgtatttaatatactaagatgaatgttttaataaaatattcatattacaGCGAATATGAAGATAGATTGTGAATCACTTCAATTGTtaacatgttatatattttccaCTTAAggtattactttattttgtgAGACTAGTTGTCTCAACCTGAAACTATCtatttttctttgtgttttgCACAAAAGTTGTCCgaaaagcattcacttgatgtttGTCCTGTCACATTTGACCAACCCCTGTACATCAAATTGTGATATCGTCTTTCCCAGCACTCAATAAGATTGTTGTTAGATTTGATGAATTTAACTTACTCATGTCGTATATGGGGTCAGTTGGATATGTAATGGGTGGTAGTGGTTTAGAATGTCTGTGGGCGACTGTTTATGCTCCAAATACTGCCATCCATATGATGACAGGTCATGCGTATGCTCATGCACTCCACGCTCATCTTTTGTCCAAATTACTACAAACACCTGGATTTCTCAGTAGCATAAATCTCACTCGTCTCCAGGCTATACATAAATGTCTGCTGGATAGTGAATGTCCAACTGACTTTGTGGACAATGATGAATATTTCCAAAAGCTCACACATATTATGGATAGGCTGATGGAAGATGCCGCCACTCAAAGTAGAACGGGTAAACTTTGGgttgaatatttaaaacaagtgCCCCTCATTAGGCGTTTCATCCGAGCAGAGCGCACTGTAGTCAGTGAAATAAACCCCTTGTTCCATGCTGCTGGTCACATCGCATATGCAATATCTGCCCGTCTCTAGCTTGAGCAGGTGAAAGTGCTGATGGATATAATGTCTGCTGAGCAGTATTATGCCTTCACCAAGAGAGGGTTATTTTTCATTCGAAGAACAGATAAATTCTGGAGTAACCAAACAATAGAACAAGATTTGATGCGATTGCTGAAAACCTCTGGAGGTATGGCACATGGTCGAACACACTGAGCAAATGGGTGCATACTATGTCCCGCTGTATCCCGATCTGTGTTGCCTTGGAAACCTTTACGGGTGTGCATAGTAACACCTCTGACCAGCATGTGGACCTTCATGCCAGTAGCACAGCCCGAGATAGAAAAGACTTTGAAACCTTCCTCCATTGGTTGGAAGCGCATTCTCTATTCTCCTGTGTAGAGCACAATAATTCGCTGATCTGTGTagcaagtggtgtcattactgGGAAGTGTGTTAATGCAGATCAAACTGTTGCTCTTGACATAAAGCATAAAAGCTGCTTCGGCTGTTACTGGGCAAATGTATGCCAACATGAAGTTGAAGAGAAACGACAGAGTCAGCAGCAtcagtggtaaaaaaaaaaccgtatCACTATCAGTGCTGTTGAGTTGGAAGTGAATAGCACATTGTTATTCATGAGAGTCACATGTGTGATTAAGGATAGTTATGAGATGGTAGCTTATCTTCTTCACGAGTTTGCAAAACAGCCACCCTCCTTATTTGATAAAGGGATTATGAGGAAAAACACAAAGAGTGTTCTTGGTAACATCCTAAAGTCGAAAGTAAGTGTCCACCTTCAATGTCCGGATGACGCACGCTTCATTCTTGATGAAGGTCACCTCCTCCAAAGCTTGCCTTGGCCTACTGGTGCCACATATGACCATGTCTGTGACCACTATGTGTCATATTTGCTTGAACACTATGCATCAACTGTCATGGATGCTGCCCAAACACCTGTTGTTGTTATAGCGACTGACACCGATTTACTGGTGATGATGGCTGCACAATCCACCTCAAACATGGATCTCTATATGCTTTCTGGGCATAACCCATTGCAAGTATACTGTATAGGTGAAGTTCAAGCAGCTTTTAGAAACGCCAAACAACATATGTTTCTACATCCAATCACAGGGTGTGATACAGTGTCTGCCCTCTACAATCAAGGGAAGAAGAAGGCTCTTGCACAGGTTAATGATGGTGTTGGAGAGTTATTTCTGCTAAAGCTATATGAAGCAGTTATATCGAAGTCACTGGACAAGCATTGTTATGCCATTTAGTTTCAATGTGTTCATAAAGCATCTTTATCTTCATTTGATTTTAAGTTGGAATCACTCCCTCCAACTTCAGCAGCTGTGCAATATCATAGCTTTAGAGCATACCATACTGACCAGCAATGGCAAAGGAAGAGTTGTCACCAACTGAATAGGGATGGCAGTACATGGAGGGACTGCTTGTTCCAATCGAAACTGATAGGCCTGTTGCTCCAGAGAATGTGCTAAAAATTATATCCTGTGCCTGCAGGGGAGGGTGTGGAAAACGGTGGGGCTGTTACAAGGCAGGGTTGCAATGCACCTTCttgtgtcctgtctgtggtggaCACAACTGTACAAATTAGTATGCTATAAATGCAGAAACTGACGTTATTGATTAGATAGCTAATGTAAGCTAATTATGAGTAGTCAAAAGTTGGTTTTAATTGCTTATTGTAATCTTTGTATTTTTagtatattgatgcaaatataaaatttatgtaGTATATCGTTATAAAGTTATGCAAATATTTCGATTTTGGAGCCAAATATTGGTCTcgttggcggccattttggatttatgCTAAGTAACTCAGCTCCAAGACAAATGTATATAGCTTCATTGGATTTATCGCATGTCAAATATGaatttacacatttttctaAGGCTGGTGGTTGAGCGGTTATGATGCTTTTGGAGTTTTTCAATTTTTCTCTGATGtgatggcggccatcttgagagagagagatagcgaAAATGAGGtccgaagtttgttttgttcaacgacaccactagagcacatcgattaattaatcatcggctattgaatgtcaaccatttggtaattctgaccagCAGgagatctttatatgcactttcccacaaacagaaaaacacataccacggcctttgaccagtttttggtgcactggttggaacccaatcagttgaatgggtccactgaggtggttcgatcctgggaCGCAAGCACAACAAGCGcgcacagagacagagaaagtgagagacagagagacaacagagagatagagaaaatgATAGACAAGACACAAGCTGACATACATAGACACCGAAactgacagacagatggacggacagacagacagacagacctgcATCCTCTCCTTGGTGTGAGCTCCGTCCAGGTAGTAGGTGAGCTGAGGACGACAGATCGTCTGAGCCCTGCCGGGCCAAGAACACCGGGCCAGTCCTGTAACAGACGAAGATATTAGTTTTACTAAAACGGATACAAAGATTCCTTTGCTATTGGCTCACTTGAAGCAAGGCGGCGTGGAACCCTgaaaaaaggttgttttgtttaacgacaccactagtgcacattgactaattaatcatcggctattggatgtcgtcaaacatttggtaattttgacctgtgGTCTTAaattaggaaacccgctacactttttttttcgttagtagcaagggatattttatatgcaccatcccacagacaggatagcatataatacggcctttgatataccagtcgtgtgcactggctggaatgagagatagcctaatgggcccactgacggggatcgatcccagactgaccgcgcatcaagcgagcgctttaccactgggcaacgtacCGCCCCGTAACACTGTAACTTATTGTCTATCTTCCCAggatgcatttttatattgcaGCTGcactaactttaaaaaatagttttaaaattttatttttatatttgtgctacagttttatttcatttttaagataaagaaagaatagttttgtttaacttaTGAACAGAGATTGGATTACTTATTTGCAATATCAGatatgttaaaaagtttgttctgtctaacgacaccactagagcagatttattaattaataatcggctattggatgtcaaacatttgataattctgactcgtagtcaacagaggaaacccgctatgttttttcctaatgctgcaagggtcttttatatgcactttcccacaaacaggaaagcacatagcacggcttttgaccagctgtggtgcactggttggaacaaaaaaaaaaaaaaaaaaaaaaaaaacaaacaacaacaatcagttgaacAAATCCAGCAAGGTGAATAACTTATTTGCAACATCAGATAtgttgattaatcaatgtgaataTTCATAAAGTGTCGTGAACTGTATTTTTATGCCTTTTATCACAGCTTGAAACGATTACTCTAAAACTGAgcaacaaaaccgttatccgccATCAAGACCGCATCTCTGTACATTGCAGAATCCAATGGGCGTTTGGCAAAACAGatgatgattccatgaatctctatctagcgtctcgtctgtaggaggacagccactcccgaggagatcctttacaggACAATACACCATTTGACTGTCAcagagaggactgccactgttaCTGGTAATTAAGTTTGGAAATCTATTTATGAACAATACAGACTGGATGTTTGACGATTATTATACCAGGACTAAACTAAAACGTACCTTCAGTTTCGTCAGTGCTGAGTTGAAAGACAGGTAACACAGGAATGTCCTTCACACTGGGTACAGACAACACATCATAGACATACTGATTTTCTGGGGGAAAAGAGAAAcagattttgttgtttagcactgtattttattgttacatgtattataatcatgatcatgatgatgatgatcatcctcatcagtagtagtagtagtagtagtagtagtagtattaatagtagcagtattagttgcagcagcagcaacagtagtagtagtagcagtagtattaatagtagcagtattagtagcagcagcagcaacagtagtagtagtagtagtagcagtagtattaatagtagcagtattagtagcagcagcagcaacagtagtagtagtagcagcagtagtagtagtagtagtagtagtagtagtagtagtagtagtaatagtagcagtatcagtagcagcagcagcaacagtagtagtagtagcagtagtagtagtagtagtagtaatagtagcagtatcagtagcagcagcagcaacagtagtagtagtagcagtagtagtagtagcagtagtagtagtaatagtagcagtatcagtagcagcagcagcaacagtagtagtagtagcagtagtagtagtagtagtagtagtagtagtagtagcagaagcagtacaactagtagtagtagtggtaatagtagtagtggtaatagtagtagtagtaatcgtagtagtggtagtagcagcagcatcatcatcatcagcagcagcagtagtagtggtggtaataggtagtagtagtagtagtagtaatagtagtagtggtagtagtagcagccgcagtagcagtagtagtagtggtaatagtagtagtagtagtagtagtagtagtagtagtagtagtagtagtagtagtagtactagtagtagtaatactagtagtagtagtagtagtaatagtaatatcagtagtagtagtagtagtggtagtagtagtggtagtagtagtagtagtattagtggtagtagtagtagtagtagtagtagtactagtagtagtaatactagtagtagtagtagtaatagtaatagtagaagtagtagtagtagtgatagtagtagcagcaacagtagtagtagcagtagcagtagcagcggCAGCAGCAGTAatcgtggtggtggtagtagtagtagtagtagtagtatgtttACTTTGACTGGCCTTTGGtgttgtgatttttttaatggactgaaggctggtaggtactgggctcgcatccaggtaccagctcccacccagagttttgacggctcagtgggtaggtgtaagaccactacatcgatTTGTCTCTCACAAACCACAAACAAGTAACCATCAACCCatcgtcctggacagacagcccagacaactgaggtgtgtgcccaggatagcgcaTTTGAACCTTATTTCGATATAAGCACACACcaaatatagtagtagtagtaattttgacatatagtcttagagaagaaaccggcaacatttttccattagcagcaagatatattttatatacaccatcccacagacaggatagcacataacatcatagcacggcctttgatataccagtcgtggtacactggttggaaagaaagaagtgttttatttaacgacgcactcaacacattttatttacggttatatggcgtcagacatatggttaaggaccacacagatttttttagaggaaacccgctgtcgccacataggctactctttttacgacaggcagcaagggatcttttatttgcgcttcccacagacaggatagcacaaaccatggcctttgttgaaccagttatggatcactgatcggtgcaagtggtttacacctaccgattgagccttgcggggcactcactcagggtttggagtcggtatctggattaaaaagtccatgcctcgactgggatccgaacccagtacctaccagcctgtagaccgatggcctgccacgacgccaccgaggccggtcactggttggaagcacagaaataagtaaAATTGACCGTTTAGTGAAGAGGGAATAACTCATTTTCATAGATACATGTAAGTGTGTGGGGGAGTGgcggagtgggggtgggggtggagaggaTCGGGTGAATTAGCTCAGTTGTAAGaatgctcgtctgaggtgctttggtcgaAGGATAGAAACCTCGCGGTTGACCCAATCTCTGATTGAGGTTTTCCCACCCCACACAGTCTGGACTAGAATAttaaaagtcgtggtatgttctgtcctttctgtgggaattttagttttgttttacgacaccactagagaacattgactaatttatcatcagctattgaatgtcaaacacttggtaattttgatacgtagtcatcagaggaaacccgtgaCATTTTTCCTAAAGCTGTAAGGTATCTTTTACAggcatttccccacagacaggaaagcacataccacggccttttaaccagctgttgtgcactggttggaaaaatGTCTGTGTGAAACgcatattaaaaacactgacGCCAATGGCGAAAACTgtaacgagtttcctctaaaattGTGTCGTAAactcagaattatcaaatgtttgacagcttgCCGAAgattcataaataaatgtactctagtggtgtctattggaattatcaaatgtttgacagcttgccgatgattcataaacaaatgtactctagtggtgtctatcggaattatcaaatgtttgacagcttgCCGCTGATTCATAAactaatgtactctagtggtgtctatcggaattatcaaatatttgacagctTGCCGCTGATTCATAAactaatgtactctagtggtgtctatcggaattatcaaatatttgacagctTGCCGCTGATTCATAAactaatgtactctagtggtgtctatcggaattatcaaatatttgacagctTGCCGCTGATTCATAAactaatgtactctagtggtgtctatcggaattatcaaatatttgacagctTGCCGCTGATTCATAAactaatgtactctagtggtgtctatcggaattatcaaatgtttgacagcttgCCGCTGATTCATAAacaaatgtactctagtggtgtctatcggaattatcaaatatttgacagctTGCCGCTGATTCATAAactaatgtactctagtggtgtctatcggaattatcaaatatttaacagcttgccgatgattcataaactaatgtactctagtggtgtctagaAGTTCATTTATACTGACCTTTGCTGGTTCTGTTTACAAATACCCGACACAGCTGTAGAGCGAGTCCCGC comes from Gigantopelta aegis isolate Gae_Host chromosome 13, Gae_host_genome, whole genome shotgun sequence and encodes:
- the LOC121387086 gene encoding uncharacterized protein DDB_G0271670-like, whose product is ISSSSSNSSSSSSSSSINSSSISSSSSNSSSSSSSSSSSSSSSSSSSSNSSSISSSSSNSSSSSSSSSSSSNSSSISSSSSNSSSSSSSSSSSSSSNSSSISSSSSNSSSSSSSSSSSSSSSSSRSSTTSSSSGNSSSGNSSSSNRSSGSSSSSSNSSSGSSSSRSSSSSSGNSSSSSSSSSSSSSSSSSSTSSSNTSSSSSSNSNISSSSSSGSSSGS